In Candidatus Methylomirabilota bacterium, the genomic window CCATTGCTCGGGGAACTCGACCCACAGCACGCCGTTCGTGCGCATCGCGGTCAGGGTCAAACCCGGCGTGCGCCGGACGTCCGCCGCGATGGGGCCATTGAGGAGGTAGGTGACGTCGATGTCACCGCGCTTGAGGGCGGCCGCCCGCGTCGCCTCGTCGGGGACGCTGCGGAACACCAGGCGCTTCACGCTCGGCGTCTTGCGCCAGTAGCCGTCGAAGGCCTCGAGGACCATCTCCACGCCCGGCTGGAAGCTCACGAACTTGTAGGGGCCGGCGCCAATGGGCGCCTTGCGGAAGCCATCGTCCCCGACCTTCTCCACGTACTTCTTGGGCACGATCCAGCCGGCGCCGGAGGCGCTCGTGCCATAGAACGTCATGAAGTCGGGCCACGGTTCTTTGAGGTGAAAGCGGACACGGCCCGGATCCACCACCTGCACCTCGCGGACTCGTTCCTTGAAGAGGGCGGCTGCGGCGCCGCGATACCGCTCGAAGGAGAACTTGACGTCCTCGGCGGTGACGGGCTCGCCATTGTGGAAGCGGGTACCTTTGCGCAGGAGGAACTCCCAGGTGCGACCGTCCTTCGACATGGTCCACGACTCGGCCAGGGACGGCGTGTTGAGATTGCCCGGCATCGGCTTGACCAGCGCGTCGTGGAGCGCGTAGAGGATCATGAACGGGGTGATGTCCGCCTCGATCTCCGCGGTGTCGAGCCACCGTGTGGCGAGCGTCACGTGCACGCCCCACGTCATGGTCCCGCTCGGCTGCGCGGCGGCCGCCGCGGCCAGCCATAGCGTGAGAACGACGAGGCCGAGGAGTATTCGGCCGGCGAAGCGTGTGGTCACGGTCGGCCCCGCGCCAAGGTCAAGCGAACGCCTTCCGGAGCGTGGCCGCGACCTCGTCGAGGGCGCGCTTGGCCGGATCGAGCACATTGATCATCCGGATGAAGCCGTGGACGAGCCCTGGGTAGCGCGTGTTCGTCACGGACACCCCCGCCTCGCCCAGCCGTTTCGCGTAGGCCTCGCCCTCGTCGCGCAGCGGATCGTACTGCGCGGTGATCACCAGGGCCGGGGCGAGGCCGCTGAGATCCTTGGCCAGGAGGGGCGAGGCGTACGGCTGCTGGCCGTCTTCGGCTCTCGCGAGGTAGTGGCTCCAGAACCACTTCATGCCCTCGCGAGTGAGCAGGTAGCCCTCGCCGTTCTCTCGGTACGACGCCGTGTCGAAGCTATGAGCGGTGGCGGGATAGATCAGAAGCTGGAGGGCCAGCCGTGGGCCCCGGCGATCGCGGGCGGCCAGCGCGACCGCGGCGGCCAGGTTCCCGCCGGCGCTATCGCCGCCCACGGCGAGACGAGCGGAATCCACGCCCAGCGTGGGCGCGTGGCCCGCGAGCCAGGTCAGGGCCGCGTAGGAGTCCTCGAAAGCCGCCGGGTACTTGCGCTCCGGGGCGAGACGGTAGTCGACGCTGGCCACCACGCACCCGGCGGCATTGGCGATGGCGCGACAGATACCGTCGTGCGTGTAGAGG contains:
- a CDS encoding alpha/beta hydrolase — its product is VEEHHVPVAGGTIGVRLYRPSDTRPLPALVFYHGGGWVIGDLYTHDGICRAIANAAGCVVASVDYRLAPERKYPAAFEDSYAALTWLAGHAPTLGVDSARLAVGGDSAGGNLAAAVALAARDRRGPRLALQLLIYPATAHSFDTASYRENGEGYLLTREGMKWFWSHYLARAEDGQQPYASPLLAKDLSGLAPALVITAQYDPLRDEGEAYAKRLGEAGVSVTNTRYPGLVHGFIRMINVLDPAKRALDEVAATLRKAFA
- a CDS encoding ABC transporter substrate-binding protein yields the protein MTTRFAGRILLGLVVLTLWLAAAAAAQPSGTMTWGVHVTLATRWLDTAEIEADITPFMILYALHDALVKPMPGNLNTPSLAESWTMSKDGRTWEFLLRKGTRFHNGEPVTAEDVKFSFERYRGAAAALFKERVREVQVVDPGRVRFHLKEPWPDFMTFYGTSASGAGWIVPKKYVEKVGDDGFRKAPIGAGPYKFVSFQPGVEMVLEAFDGYWRKTPSVKRLVFRSVPDEATRAAALKRGDIDVTYLLNGPIAADVRRTPGLTLTAMRTNGVLWVEFPEQWTAGSPWADRRVRLAANLAIDRQAINEAESLGYSGPTGNIVPRHQEFALAIEPHPYDPRRAKALLTEAGYPNGFDAGEFTPFPPYTGMGEAITNYFAAVGIRMRMRTMERAALLSAWRDHKLRGVFVGATGSAGNASTRLEAFVTSKGGLAYGSIPEVESLFARQIQEMDRKKREEMLHQIQRILADRVTFAPIWENGFIRAFGSRVEESGLTLIQSFPYSAPLEDVRLKKQ